The region CCATTCCTGCCGATCAATTAAAATACGGTATCGCTTGTGATTCTACCGCTTTAAACATGGGATTAAGAGATGGTGATTTTGTTACATCTGTAGACGGAAAACCAATTACTAATTTACGTCAGGTGCCAATTGAAATCATCATGAACAAAGCTACCAGCATGGAAGTGTTGCGCGACGGACAAAAAGTAACTATCCCGATTTCAGAAGACAACATCAGCAAAATATTAAGCGGATTAAAAAGATCTAGAAGTGGTGGTGATTTTGTAAGTGTGCGAATGCCTACTGAGGTTGAATTGATTGCACCTGCATCATATGCAGAATCCGCAGGTTTGAAAAAGGGCGATTTGATTATTGGCATCAACGATAAGTTAACACCCTTCTATAGTGATTTCAGTAGAGAGAAAGCTTATTACAAAGGCAAAGAAGCTGAATTGGTTGTTATCCGCGGTGTGGACACCGTTAGATTAAAATCAAAAATCAGTTTAGAAGGCAGTATTGGCTTTTACAACAACACCGAAAAATACACGCCGATATACGATCAGAAATTCGGCTTCTTCGAATCTTTGGGTGCAGGCTTGCATTACGGCATTGAAAATTTAATTATGCAGGCGAAGCAATTTGTTGTATTGTTTACCGTGAAAGACGCGCACAAACAAGTTGGCGGATTTTATAGCATGTATAAAAACATGAATGAAGTTTGGGACTGGCATGCTTTCTGGTTATTTACCGGATTCCTATCTTTAGTATTAGCGTTCATGAACTTCTTACCAATTCCAATGTTGGATGGCGGATACATTTTATTTTTATTGATTGAGATAATTAGTCGCCGCAAAATTCCGGAGAAAGTTATTTACTACGCGAATTATGTGGGACTTGTACTTATCTTAAGTCTGATGATTTACGCCAACACCGATTGGTTAAGGGATTAATGTAACCAAATCGTATTTTAAACGTTATACTAGCCATGAATAAAAAGAATTATAGGTTAATTGCATCTGTAATTTTTTTATTGACCTACGCGTTATCCTTTGCGCAACATACTACCATTAGCAAAAAAGGCGAAGAAAAAGCGCCTGCTCCGGGTAAACATAAAGTGATGATTATTCCTTTTGAACCGCGCATGTACATGAGTGAGGTGGATTATGCCATCAACATGGAAACGAAAATGAGCGGTAAGCAAATTAAAAACACATTTCGTGATGGAATGAATGAGCAATTGTACAAAGCTTTCAAATCACAGCACTTGGTGGTGGACATGATTGATGATACAGTTAAGACGAAGAAAGATTTAGAAAACATTTATCAGTACCTCAATTATGCTTACATGAAAGTACCTGATCAAAGCAATTACACTCCGCCAAAAAAAGAAAAGGAAGAAAAGAAAATTGAAAAAGGACAAATCGTTGTGGGCACCGATAACGAAAAGCGTTTCATGAACGCGAAGATTACCAACGCTACACTTGTTCCTTACTTATATGGTAAATACAAAAGCGATATTTTTGTTTTCGTTAATCAACTCGACATTAAAGCTTCGAACAGCGGCGGGCCCGCAGATGTTGCTGCCGCGTCAGGCTTCAGAAAAATAATTTTACATTATACTGTATACACTTATGATGCGAAAGAAATTAATTCAGGTGTAGCTGAAATTGAATTCCCGGCTAACATCAATAACCCCACAAAAATTATCAATACCTACTTATCGAAAATTGCGCAAACCGTTGCGCAACGTGTGAATTTGGCTTTGGCACCGAAGGGAAAATAAAATTTATTTCACTATTACTTTTTTTACGATAGTTGCAGCATTTATTTAGTGTTGAATTACAATTTTTTTTGTAATTATTGCTTCGCTAGAGACTATTTGTAAATTATAAATCCCTTCACTAATGCTACCAACATCGATATGATTGGTGTATGTAGAACTCAATACTCTTTCGCCAAGCATATTTGTAATTTCTATTTGTGAGTTTTCTATATTAATGTTTCCTGTTTCTAAGCTAATATAATTATTGGCAGGAATTGGAAATAACTTGACTTCGTTCTCAAGTTTACTTTCCGTAATTCCAATTGAACAAGCATTAAAACAAATTTCACGAATACGATCATTGCCTCCATCACTTAAAAAAACATTTCCAGTAGTTCCAATAGTTAAATAAGAAGTCTTAATCTGCGCCAAAGTAGCCAGACCACCATCGCCTGAATAACCAGGGATGCCAGTTCCAGCAATTGTGGAGATAATATTAGAAGTGTTTATTTTCCTTAAAGTTCCATACCATCCATCAGCGATATAAATATTTCCAGCAGCATCTAAAGTTACTCCATTTGGTGAACCTATCTGTGCTAAAGTTGCTAATCCTCCATCGCCTGAATTTCCCATGACACCTGAGCCTGCAATGGTACTTATAGTGCCGGAACTATTAATTTTTCTAATTCGTCCATTAAATCGGTCAGCGATGAAAATATTTCCTAATGGATCAACATCTATTCCGGAAGCGGAGTTAAGCTGTGCCGAAGTTGCGGGTCCTCCGTCACCACTATAACCTGCAAGGCCGTTACCAGCGATTGTAGAAATAACTCCTAACGTATTTATCATGCGGATACGGTTATTTCCAGCATCTGCAATATATATGTTGCCTGAAGCGTCTACGGCAACATCATAAGGCCATTTTAGTTCGGCCGAAATAGCGGGTCCTCCATCGCCAGCATAACCCACATTCCCATTACCAGCTATAG is a window of Bacteroidota bacterium DNA encoding:
- the rseP gene encoding RIP metalloprotease RseP, which encodes MVKFGQLFLSLTILITLHEFGHFFFAKRFKCRVEKFYLFFDFLFPFAGLLNFSLFKKKIGDTLYGLGWFPFGGYVQIAGMVDEQMDKTMLEKEPEPWEFRAKPAYQRLLIMMGGILVNLILGFLIYWMVFYFWGRQTIPADQLKYGIACDSTALNMGLRDGDFVTSVDGKPITNLRQVPIEIIMNKATSMEVLRDGQKVTIPISEDNISKILSGLKRSRSGGDFVSVRMPTEVELIAPASYAESAGLKKGDLIIGINDKLTPFYSDFSREKAYYKGKEAELVVIRGVDTVRLKSKISLEGSIGFYNNTEKYTPIYDQKFGFFESLGAGLHYGIENLIMQAKQFVVLFTVKDAHKQVGGFYSMYKNMNEVWDWHAFWLFTGFLSLVLAFMNFLPIPMLDGGYILFLLIEIISRRKIPEKVIYYANYVGLVLILSLMIYANTDWLRD
- a CDS encoding T9SS type A sorting domain-containing protein, translating into MSIRLFYIFLVCFSVFYSHSQNIYTYAGTGIAGYSGDNGPAISAQIYLSADITTDSFGNVYFCDNANNRVRKIDPSGNISTIAGGGSSLAEGIPATSATIIEPHGIAVDASGNIYVSEVYLARVRKINTSGIINTIAGNGNVGYAGDGGPAISAELKWPYDVAVDASGNIYIADAGNNRIRMINTLGVISTIAGNGLAGYSGDGGPATSAQLNSASGIDVDPLGNIFIADRFNGRIRKINSSGTISTIAGSGVMGNSGDGGLATLAQIGSPNGVTLDAAGNIYIADGWYGTLRKINTSNIISTIAGTGIPGYSGDGGLATLAQIKTSYLTIGTTGNVFLSDGGNDRIREICFNACSIGITESKLENEVKLFPIPANNYISLETGNINIENSQIEITNMLGERVLSSTYTNHIDVGSISEGIYNLQIVSSEAIITKKIVIQH